ATGTCATGTGAAAAACTTCAAAAATCTACATTAGACTTGAAAGATGAACAGTATGAAGTACATTTTAAAGAGGCTTCAACTTGAAGGCATGTCAGCAGTTTGTGAAGGTTTGTGTAGATTGCTTTGGCCACTTTATGTTCCTTGGTCAGACACATGTGCCCCTGCAGACTTACTTTTACTTTTGCAAAGTAAACTTTTCATTTTTGCCATTTATGGGATAAGGCCTTACATTGAGCATTCAGCCACAGACGCTAATCAAACTAAAATTGCAACTGCTGTTATAACTTATAACTTATATGTGGATCTGTATGCTTGATCATGGTTTTCACACTCAACCATACAATACACAGTTGGTCATGGCCATTCTATGATTAAGAGGGTTAATTTCAATTTATGCATTCATAGTGGTAAAATGTATCAACTTTTATGAAGTGACACACAAACTTGAAACAAGGTCAAAGGAAAATGTGCCGAAATCTTTCATTAGATTACACTGATTATTATATACATTACATTGTTTGGCTGAGTCAATTACATTTCAACTAATTCTAGTCCTTTGTAGGCTGAAACTGAAAGCTCACTATAGGGCCTTATCTCATTGTTTGGAATagtattattttaaaaaaatctttttttcaatttgaaaaaaaatgatttattcaAAAATGGTTCTCTTCTTTGAAGGTGCAGATGAACTGGACACATACTCACAGGACCAAGCTGGTAACACCGCTGGTAAGATGCAGTTTAAAAATTATACTGGAATATCCTAGCaaataattgaataagcaacgacagaAAGATAGAGCCTAACGACAGAACTCAGATTCATGTCATTATCAAATTAAGTGGCCTAAAAAGTTGGGGGGTTTTAAGagctagttttttttttctttttttctttttttttctttttaacatgaaATGAGAGGCAATAGAGAGCACTTCTTTAAGAATGTGTgcacgggggagagaggggggtggggggagagagagagagagagagagagagagagagtacattgtACTTAGTTTGAGCCTCATGTTGTATTACataatttatattttgttttacagATGTATCTGTCATAGCTGTGTCATCAACTCCATTACCATCAGGCAAGTTATTTACAACACTTGACTAACACTCATGCCTGGGACATTCAGCTGATCAGCATGGTCAGCAGGGTGATCCATGCCCAATAGGGTGAAgttaaaaaacacatacaaacattatAATAATTTATACACCATTGCTAAAGCCTTTATACAAAACTGTGATGTTATGAAACAGTAATTTTCTACTTTTGCTGAGTAATTACCTTCATAAACTAATAAACCATGGTATATAGACAAGacaatttttgtgatttttccaTGACATTACCTTTGAAGTATACATTTCTGGAAAGTAATTTGCATTTAtatctttgttctttgtgttgtaatgtattgtaaacACATCAGGCATGATCTATTCTGTTGGTGGAAGCCATGTGTAAATATactctattttttcttttacagtgACAAAACAGCCATGCAGCAGATCAGCTACGGTTACCTCGGCACCAGAAAGTTATGAAACAACTGTCCACAACATAAGTGTGCCACTAGGTAAATATACCTCTTTTTTAGCTGACAGTAAAATTTTCTTCAGCATTGACCCTCTTGTGCATGAATGCCCTGTTGGTCATGATGTTTGCATGGCCAGCTGGGCATATGCATGAGACGTTTAATTCATTCTTGCAGTAATGTACAAATGGAACTGCTGACACTCAAGAAACTGCACAACTGAAGCTTCTACCTCCAATTAAAATTTTTATGGCATTCATTAACACAACTTGGCTTGAGCTATACTGAAAATTACAGTAAATCCTTTTATGCATGGAGATCCTACTGGAGCCcccagaattttgacaggaatgcAAGACGGAGAGACCACTGCAGCTTGCTACTAGTGCTGGTACCATTTCTTTGTCCAAATACAGCTGCATTTTGTTGCTTCTGAAGTCTTACAATATATCACTTTCAATGATTTTCTAACTTGTAAAAGAATGAAAGTTTCAATGGAAAAGTGAACaaagttttcccttttttttgttttttcaataagGTAccccatttttgttttcttttgatgttttCACCAGTGGTTGTACTATTTGTGCTACATACATAAGAGGGTTAACACGTGTTGAAATGCTATACTTCGCTTTTGTCAGCCTGAGCAAAAACGGCAGTGAAGGGTTGAAATTTTAAATACTTATAATTACTATACAGTATACTTCACTTGATGTCATAAGTTAACCCTGTCATTGTCATGTCATCCCGGTTGATAAAGTATTGCATTCATGTTAAATGTTTCAGAGCCTGCTGGACCCAGTGTTGTCATGTTGCCAGACCTGGACACCGAGGATGATGGTGGACAAAGCTGTGCAGTCAGTCCAATACCATTCATGTGCACACCAGTCACCACATGCTGTTCGCAATCTGATCCCCCTAGCAGTAGGAAGGTCCAAGAGTCTTCATTCCAAACACCGCAGCCTTCTACATCACGGgccccttcttcatcttcctccacaTCCACCAGCTTTCCACAGGATCCTCCAAGAACCAGTAAGAAGCGGAAGCACCCATCCCAGCAGTCAGATCCATGTGAGGAATCTGAAACAGAGTTACATAAACAGTTTTTGAAATCTCAGCTACAAAAGAATAAAGAACAGACAACACTAGTTACACTGctgcagaagaaaacaaaactagaaATCAGGAAATTAGAACTCCAGATAGCTCAGCTGGAGTCTCTTCAGCCCTCAGTTGCAGATGATTCTTTGAATGGTTAATGAGTATTAAATATAGTTTTATGTTCGTTGATGAGGAAAATAGGTAGGCTGGCTAGGTGTTTGATGGTTCGGGCTAGTTGTACAGGGGCTGTTTGTAGTTGTGTTAGATGGGTGGATATTACATTTTGTATGTGAtgtagaaatgatttttttttctgttttttttttgttcttgcagAGTGATAACATTACAAAATGTTCTTAGCTTAATCATGACACCCCAAGAATCTACTGTTAGAGGTTTCAGTTCAAGCACTTTATAATTTGTTCATACTGAGTGACTGAACTCAACAATTAACATGTTTTTCATTACGGGTTTAACATCTCATCAGtgcatcgtgttttgttttgttttcaaatatgGTCCTCAGGCTTTGTACTATTTCATGACAATGAAGAACCTGTTGATTTGCATAAAGCTGGCTTTGGgcatatgtgtgtcactgtgtgtgtgtgtgtgtgtgtgtgtgtgtgagaaacactgAATGTGAGTGTTCATGGacttgtgtgtacaatgtgtgcatgtgtctgtagaTGGCTGTGTGTGAAAATGGAGAGGTGCTCATTTCTCGAGACATACATTGGGAGTGGTAATATATCAATTCCAAAATTATACTTACATTGACTAAAAATTCTCATCAATAATCCTCCTGCGGGTTTCCTTCCCAGCTGTCAGCCTGGCTCTCTCAGTCAGAACAGGCTGTGCAGCAGGTACGTCGTCATCAGAATCTccagcatcaacatcagcatttTCATCACTGCTAGCTTCAGAATCTGAGGGAGGTGTTGGCATATTTGCCTTTCTGGCACGGTTGTGCAGCATAAAGCATACAAGTATTACTTTGCATGCTTTAGTTGGCTGGACTCGCAAACGGGCACGAAGGCACTGCCACCTCTGCTTGGCTACACCGATGCAGCGTTCCACGGTGGTTCTTGTGGAACTATGAGCGAAGTTGTATCGCTCTTCTTTCCGGCTGGCTGGTCTGGGGATGGGTGTCATAAGCCAAGTGCGCAGCATGTAGGCACTGTCGCCCAAGATGATGCCTTTCAGAGGAGGCCTGGCACTTTCCATGTCACTGAAAAATGCTGATTCCCGCAACATCCTGGCATCATGCACAGAACCTGGCCATTTGGCAATGACGTTGAGGCAAAGTAAGTCTGCGTCACAGATCACCtgaaacataatgaagaaaaacatCTAAAAAACAATGTACACTGTAAATTGTAAGTCACTAAGTGTCTAGTAAACCATATATGGAAGGGTGGTGTAATTGAAGCCCTTGAGGCTTAACCCTCTTGGGCGAACAAGTCGTTCCATGCATGAGGGTTAatgctgttccattttatttataataaagaaaaagactgaaagaaataGAACAGGGTCTCTGTTAAACCTCATGCATAGAACACCCTGTTGTCCGTGCTACAGCATAGCCAGCTAGTTGTTCTAAACATTAGAGGGTGTACAAGGTTATACAGAACTAAAAGGGGTTAAAGTTTAACACTATAAACACCCAGAACCTACTTGTGCATGAAATGCCCTGTTGGTCAATACACAAGTGCAAACCAATGTACATGCAAACACTTTGGCCAACAAGGCACTTGGTGCTAAAGATTATGTAGGTTTATGACACTATGTTTTGAACACCTTGTTGGCTGTAGTAATAGTTAGTCAAAAGTGCTTCTTAACCCTCTTCTGCGTGCCGGAGTATCCTGTAGGCCATAGCCAATAGGGCATTCCATGCACAacagagtttaaaaaaagaataaggaatacaaatcccccctccctctacacacacacacacacacacacacacacattgatgtgcacacacacacactacacattgatcgtctcacacacacacacacacacacacagacgcacacacacattgatgtgcacacacacacacacactacacattgatcgtctcacacacacacacacacaggcacgcacacacacacacacacacactacacattgatggtctcacacaaacacacacacacacacacacacacactacacattgatcgtctcacacacacacacacacacacacacacagtaacgggACTATGCTTGATACGTGAAGTTGCTTACCTGAACGTTGATCGAGTGGAAGTTTTTTCTGTTGACGAACTCGAATTCACGTTCTGTGGGTGCCTGGATTGGTACGTGTGTGCCATCCACACAACCAATCACATCCGGGAATCGTCTCATGGCATAAAATTTTCGTTTAGTCTGTCGGACTTGTTGAGGGTTTGGCATCTTGATGGTGTCGCTCACTCGCCTTAACAGGGCGTTGGTCACTCTGTCGATTGTACGGCTGACAGTGGACTGATCGACACCTATCAGCTCGCCTATCATGTCTTGATCATTCCCTGATGCGTAAAAACGCAGTGCCAAAAGTATTTGTAGTGTTGGTGTCAGGGATCCTTGACGTGGCACGTCGTAGCGCAAGTCCTCTTCTAACTGATCGACAAGAGCGAAAATGGCTTCCCGCTCAAAACGAAACTTCTTCCGTATTTTTGTGTTGGAAAAAGAATCCAATGGGTTATTGCGGTCGCGAAAAATGCGGCCTGGGCGAATTCTGTTACGACGACGTCGCAGAACATAGTATATTGCGGCCATTTTGAAAAGCAGTAGGCTTAAGCCTTCTCGCGTAGGCTAGCGAAATCGGCAGCCTAAATCGGAGCTGTTTAGGCTACCTTTTAGTCAAAAGCCTAACCCAAGTCTGGGTTCGTGCATTGCGATTTTGCCGACCGTAGGCTGGCCTTGCGACCAAGGCTAGCCTTGAGTCCGTAGGCTCGATTGGTGCATCGGACCCCAGATGGGATAAATGCACTGCCACACATGTTACACCCTCTTTAGTAGCGTTGTCCTACAAAAATGACATTCGTAATGAAAAGCCATACCTTTAGCTCCAAAGTAAGgtcacacagatatgcacactgCTGCATCTCCTGCAGTGTGTTCATGAACTGGAGGCACACTTGGCTTCGCTGGGGTAAAGATGGTGCCTGGCTCATCTTGGCAACCCCGATTAGAAAACTCAATCTGTAAGTTTGGAAAATAAGACATTGATCAATGAACCAAAACCAGGTGATACAGATCTTAGTTCTGAGATATGCATACATGACTATACAACGACAAATTCATCAGCAAACTATGTTGTCACGTTACAGAAAGACAAACCTGAACCTGAGAAAAGGCAGCAATTCCTCCAGTCACCTTTCATTATAATTCCAAGTAAGTTTGTTCTTTAATTTTGTCTGACTGATTTGTCTTTGCTTGCTTGTTGTATTAGTTGTTTACTTTATTTGTTCTGTGTGAAAGCATACACTATCATGTGCACATAACAAAAAACATGCAGATTAAGTCACCTGAAAACAATTCTATAAACTGTAAACCACATGCTGAATTCTTTTCAAATGAATaaaaggcaatatccacattt
This genomic interval from Babylonia areolata isolate BAREFJ2019XMU chromosome 8, ASM4173473v1, whole genome shotgun sequence contains the following:
- the LOC143284470 gene encoding uncharacterized protein LOC143284470 isoform X1, which produces MHGLRHWSRQRSQKPASQCNDVMHSCVWDSRASLGILRCAHARAPFPLSCVFLLLMLRVAQIMETKKKRPNFSDLETQVLLEEVGTEQGLINSRLQAGTTIKKKRAVWQKIADQVNAVGGHNRDADACKKRWKDLKEAYHKKKKVATGTGGGPPPPRVPFEEVLDQLLGSSFLRTGVDGADELDTYSQDQAGNTADVSVIAVSSTPLPSVTKQPCSRSATVTSAPESYETTVHNISVPLEPAGPSVVMLPDLDTEDDGGQSCAVSPIPFMCTPVTTCCSQSDPPSSRKVQESSFQTPQPSTSRAPSSSSSTSTSFPQDPPRTSKKRKHPSQQSDPCEESETELHKQFLKSQLQKNKEQTTLVTLLQKKTKLEIRKLELQIAQLESLQPSVADDSLNG
- the LOC143284470 gene encoding uncharacterized protein LOC143284470 isoform X2; this translates as MHGLRHWSRQRSQKPASQCNDVMHSCVWDSRASLGILRCAHARAPFPLSCVFLLLMLRVAQIMETKKKRPNFSDLETQVLLEEVGTEQGLINSRLQAGTTIKKKRAVWQKIADQVNAVGGHNRDADACKKRWKDLKEAYHKKKKVATGTGGGPPPPRVPFEEVLDQLLGSSFLRTGVDDELDTYSQDQAGNTADVSVIAVSSTPLPSVTKQPCSRSATVTSAPESYETTVHNISVPLEPAGPSVVMLPDLDTEDDGGQSCAVSPIPFMCTPVTTCCSQSDPPSSRKVQESSFQTPQPSTSRAPSSSSSTSTSFPQDPPRTSKKRKHPSQQSDPCEESETELHKQFLKSQLQKNKEQTTLVTLLQKKTKLEIRKLELQIAQLESLQPSVADDSLNG